The following coding sequences lie in one Bradysia coprophila strain Holo2 unplaced genomic scaffold, BU_Bcop_v1 contig_210, whole genome shotgun sequence genomic window:
- the LOC119075420 gene encoding uncharacterized protein DDB_G0284459-like, with translation MSEKKGKRSSSKDKRQKKSRRMVGGFTVTDYNSDDDKSFPLAPTSLKKKTKKSKSKGGGRSVPLPGEGPSSSSSSMLSGPSVAPTSSVLPPARIKVEPRSPQGGPSSRFPLPYTGKGSKSKGSTSSSALPSTKRIKVEPRSPQPGPSSMFPLRIKEEPRSPQAGSPFSSGQRIKVERRSPQAESSMSGLAYSVPSAAAEKVGRKRKSATVLPPRARLRERLKTYPHFTIAKRVDVQQLDLGRRLLLKLFDNSKKSY, from the exons ATGAGTGAAAAGAAGGGCAAACGCAGCTCGTCGAAGGACAAGCGACAAAAGAAATCTAGAAGAATGGTTGGAGGGTTCACTGTAACAGATTACAATAGCGATGATGATAAGAGTTTCCCACTGGCACCAACgtcattaaagaaaaaaacaaaaaaaagtaaaagtaaaggAGGAGGAAGATCAGTGCCCTTGCCAGGAGAAGGACCGTCATCTTCGAGTTCGTCTATGCTGAGTGGACCATCTGTGGCACCAACGTCATC TGTTCTTCCACCAGCACGAATCAAAGTGGAGCCAAGATCACCACAAGGAGGGCCTTCATCTCGTTTCCCGTTACCATATACCGGCAAAGGCAGTAAAAGTAAAGGATCGACGTCATCATCTGCTCTTCCATCAACAAAACGAATCAAAGTGGAGCCAAGATCACCACAACCTGGGCCTTCATCTATGTTCCCTTTACGCATCAAAGAGGAGCCAAGATCACCACAAGCTGGGTCTCCATTTTCATCAGGGCAACGAATCAAAGTCGAACGAAGATCACCGCAAGCAGAATCATCTATGTCAGGGCTGGCATATTCCGTTCCtt CTGCAGCCGCAGAAAAAGTAggcagaaaaagaaaatcagcAACCGTACTGCCACCTAGAGCGCGTCTACGAGAGCGGCTAAAGACTTACCCCCACTTCACTATAGCGAAACGCGTAGACGTGCAGCAGCTAGACCTAGGCCGACGACTACTGCTCAAGCTGTTCGACAACTCAAAGAAGAGTTATTAA